A genomic window from Polaribacter gangjinensis includes:
- a CDS encoding TIGR04283 family arsenosugar biosynthesis glycosyltransferase produces MRISVIIPVYNEQENLAKRLSFLCNQTDKFPIEIIVSNSPETTDATPNVCKNFSKLHFINAPKKGRAAQMNFGANHATGEILLFLHADVELPTNFYEEVTNAIKKGFKAGFFAYQFDKETTLLNLNSSFTKKDGFFAGGGDQCQFFTKETFEKLQGYNEVFCIMEDFEMMDKVRKSRVPYTIIQSLATVSARKYDQNSWLKVNLINGYVFLKYKLGVHPIKLRKTYKSLLRESV; encoded by the coding sequence ATGAGAATTTCTGTAATTATTCCGGTTTATAATGAGCAAGAAAATCTTGCAAAAAGGTTGTCGTTTTTATGCAATCAAACTGACAAATTTCCGATAGAAATCATCGTTTCTAACTCTCCAGAAACAACAGATGCCACACCAAATGTATGCAAAAACTTTTCAAAGTTACATTTTATAAATGCTCCCAAAAAAGGCAGAGCAGCTCAAATGAATTTTGGCGCAAATCATGCAACAGGCGAAATCTTACTTTTTTTACATGCAGATGTTGAGTTGCCCACTAATTTTTACGAAGAAGTAACCAATGCAATAAAAAAAGGATTCAAAGCGGGTTTTTTTGCTTACCAATTTGATAAGGAAACAACATTGCTAAACTTAAATAGTTCATTCACTAAAAAGGATGGATTTTTTGCTGGAGGAGGAGATCAATGCCAGTTTTTTACCAAGGAAACGTTTGAAAAATTGCAAGGATATAATGAGGTATTTTGCATAATGGAAGATTTTGAAATGATGGATAAAGTGAGAAAATCGAGAGTTCCCTATACAATAATTCAATCGTTGGCAACTGTAAGCGCTCGAAAATATGACCAGAATTCTTGGTTAAAAGTGAATTTAATTAATGGTTATGTTTTTTTAAAATACAAATTGGGTGTTCATCCAATCAAACTTCGAAAAACCTATAAAAGTTTGTTGAGAGAGTCTGTTTAA